Proteins encoded in a region of the Mycolicibacterium neoaurum genome:
- a CDS encoding alpha/beta hydrolase family protein has translation MRLQALAYAVLMALGLWTVSATTEQAARADGVEYLMVPSAAMGRAIPVAFQGGGPHAVFLLDAFNAAPDVSNWVTAGNAMNTLAGKGISVAAPAGGAWSLYTNWEQDGSKQWETFLATELPDWLAANKGLAPSGHGVVGASQGGTGAMMLAAFHPDRFRYAGSLSGFLTPSRTFENGAITAGMAQYGGVDTQRMWGPVQFGRWKWHDPDVHSQLLVDNNTRLWVFSPQTTTCSDPVAMINDCAQAQGSNRTFYSHYRAIGGRNGHFDFPVDGQHDWGSWAGQLAALSGDLAAAIR, from the coding sequence ATGAGGCTGCAGGCTCTTGCGTATGCGGTGCTGATGGCGCTGGGCCTGTGGACGGTGTCGGCGACGACCGAACAGGCCGCGCGTGCCGACGGAGTCGAATACCTGATGGTGCCGTCGGCGGCCATGGGCCGCGCCATTCCTGTCGCGTTTCAGGGCGGCGGGCCGCATGCGGTCTTCCTGCTCGACGCCTTCAACGCCGCACCCGACGTCAGCAATTGGGTGACCGCGGGCAATGCGATGAACACCCTGGCGGGCAAGGGCATTTCGGTGGCCGCTCCGGCCGGTGGCGCCTGGAGCCTCTACACCAACTGGGAGCAGGACGGTTCCAAGCAGTGGGAGACCTTCCTGGCCACCGAACTGCCGGACTGGCTGGCCGCCAACAAGGGTCTGGCGCCCAGCGGACACGGTGTCGTCGGCGCCTCGCAAGGCGGTACCGGTGCGATGATGCTGGCCGCCTTCCACCCGGACCGGTTCCGCTATGCGGGCTCGCTCTCGGGTTTCCTGACCCCGTCGCGCACCTTCGAGAACGGCGCGATCACCGCGGGGATGGCGCAGTACGGCGGAGTCGACACCCAGCGGATGTGGGGCCCGGTGCAGTTCGGCCGGTGGAAGTGGCATGACCCGGACGTGCACTCTCAGCTGTTGGTGGACAACAACACCCGACTGTGGGTCTTCAGCCCGCAGACCACGACCTGCAGCGACCCGGTCGCGATGATCAACGATTGCGCGCAGGCCCAAGGCAGCAACCGCACCTTCTACTCCCACTACCGCGCCATCGGTGGACGCAACGGGCATTTCGACTTCCCGGTCGACGGCCAGCACGACTGGGGTAGCTGGGCCGGACAGCTCGCCGCCCTGTCCGGTGACCTGGCAGCGGCCATCCGCTGA
- a CDS encoding DUF732 domain-containing protein — MVQRNGRIGVGLAKWPTPQLTPLLLAMTAVAVGALSCGCTAGDTTLASVGMPAEESSMARVDGMMGATRSGGPSEHLTVTPRQRSYLDALVDSGVHPSDDLMALSIGAYVCQARAAKQTEQAVWDFVLPLVRNDLRDAHSSSMAPEVDDVDAATADYIRIATERLC, encoded by the coding sequence ATGGTGCAGCGCAACGGACGGATCGGTGTGGGTCTGGCAAAGTGGCCGACCCCGCAGCTGACGCCCCTGCTGCTGGCCATGACGGCGGTCGCGGTCGGGGCCCTGTCGTGCGGTTGCACCGCGGGGGACACCACGTTGGCCTCGGTCGGGATGCCCGCCGAGGAGTCCTCGATGGCTCGCGTCGACGGGATGATGGGTGCCACCCGCTCCGGCGGACCCAGCGAGCACCTGACGGTGACACCGCGCCAGCGGTCCTATCTGGATGCCCTGGTCGACTCCGGGGTGCACCCCTCCGATGACCTGATGGCGCTGAGCATCGGCGCCTATGTCTGCCAGGCGCGGGCTGCCAAACAGACCGAACAGGCGGTGTGGGATTTCGTGCTGCCGCTGGTGCGCAACGATCTTCGCGATGCCCATTCCAGCTCGATGGCGCCGGAGGTCGATGACGTCGACGCTGCGACCGCTGATTACATTCGCATCGCAACCGAACGGCTCTGCTGA
- a CDS encoding esterase family protein, translated as MRRTLTLLSRALAAMVALATVAAVPAPTAAAFSREGLPVEYLDVFSTAMNRNIRVQFQPGGPNAVYLLDGLRAQDDYNGWDINTPAFEWFHDSGLSVVMPVGGQSSFYSDWYSPSSFNSQQYTYKWETFLTSELPQWLAAEKQISPAGNGVVGLSMSGGAALILAAYHPNQFRYAASLSGFLNPSTAFMKQAIRVAMLDAGGYNVDNMWGPPWDPAWKRNDPVEQVGKLVAAGTRLWIYCAPGGSTPLDVNGDPAQQFNADSLEGLAIGSNKKFQERYTAAGGTNATFEFPAAGNHSWAYWGAQLQALKPDLIATLVR; from the coding sequence ATGCGTAGGACCCTGACTCTGCTATCGCGTGCGCTGGCCGCGATGGTCGCGCTCGCCACCGTTGCCGCGGTGCCCGCACCGACGGCCGCGGCCTTTTCCAGGGAAGGGTTGCCGGTCGAGTACCTCGACGTGTTCTCCACCGCCATGAACCGCAACATCCGGGTCCAGTTCCAGCCCGGCGGGCCGAATGCGGTCTACCTCCTCGACGGGTTGCGCGCCCAGGACGACTACAACGGCTGGGATATCAACACCCCTGCCTTCGAGTGGTTCCACGATTCGGGCCTGTCGGTGGTGATGCCGGTGGGTGGACAGTCCAGCTTCTACAGTGACTGGTACTCGCCGTCGTCGTTCAACAGCCAGCAGTACACCTATAAGTGGGAGACGTTCCTCACCAGCGAGCTTCCGCAGTGGTTGGCGGCCGAGAAGCAGATCTCACCCGCGGGCAACGGGGTGGTCGGATTGTCGATGTCCGGCGGCGCGGCGTTGATCCTCGCCGCCTATCATCCGAACCAATTCCGTTATGCGGCATCGCTGTCGGGATTCCTCAACCCGTCGACCGCCTTCATGAAGCAGGCAATTCGCGTCGCGATGCTCGATGCCGGTGGCTACAACGTCGACAACATGTGGGGGCCGCCGTGGGATCCGGCATGGAAGCGCAACGACCCGGTCGAGCAGGTCGGCAAGTTGGTCGCCGCTGGCACTCGGCTGTGGATTTACTGTGCGCCAGGGGGTTCCACTCCGCTGGATGTCAACGGTGACCCGGCCCAACAGTTCAACGCCGACAGCCTGGAGGGTCTGGCAATCGGCAGCAACAAGAAGTTCCAGGAGCGCTACACCGCCGCTGGCGGGACGAATGCAACCTTCGAATTCCCTGCGGCAGGGAATCATTCGTGGGCGTACTGGGGTGCCCAGTTACAAGCGCTCAAGCCGGATCTGATCGCCACCCTCGTTCGCTGA
- a CDS encoding cutinase family protein — MADNSRRKRHRILALAAAAAVAVLVAVLVAGVVVWLRQPDTPPLATPGQPTDVPTAVPPTGKPRPEFQDASCPDVQLVSIPGTWESSRQLDPLNPVQFPIALLLNVTNPLRAEFGTDRVEIYTVPYTAQFHNPFSADGQMSYNDSRAEGKDAAVRAITDMNNRCPLTSYVLVGFSQGAVIAGDIASDIGNGRGPVDQDLVLGVTLIADGRRQEGVGQNLQPNAPGQGAEITLHEVPMLAAMGLAMTGPRDGGFGELDNRTYQICANGDLICAAPESAFSIANLPATINALLGSTAGPVHALYNTPQFWQMDGRTSTQWTLGWARDLLQNAPEPKHG; from the coding sequence ATGGCCGACAACAGCCGACGCAAACGGCACCGCATCCTGGCCCTGGCTGCCGCTGCTGCGGTCGCCGTCCTGGTGGCGGTGCTGGTCGCCGGTGTCGTGGTGTGGCTGCGGCAGCCGGATACCCCGCCGCTGGCCACTCCCGGGCAACCGACCGACGTGCCGACCGCGGTGCCGCCGACCGGTAAGCCGCGACCGGAGTTCCAGGATGCGAGCTGCCCGGATGTCCAGCTGGTCTCGATACCGGGTACCTGGGAATCCTCCCGTCAGCTCGACCCGCTCAATCCGGTGCAATTCCCGATCGCGCTGCTGCTCAATGTCACCAACCCGCTGCGCGCGGAGTTCGGCACCGACCGCGTCGAGATCTACACGGTCCCCTACACCGCCCAGTTCCACAATCCGTTCTCGGCGGACGGCCAGATGTCCTACAACGACAGCCGCGCCGAGGGTAAGGATGCTGCGGTGCGGGCGATCACCGATATGAACAATCGCTGCCCGCTGACCAGCTACGTGCTGGTCGGCTTCTCCCAGGGCGCGGTGATCGCCGGCGATATCGCCAGCGATATCGGCAACGGTCGCGGGCCCGTCGATCAAGATCTGGTGCTCGGGGTGACCCTCATCGCGGACGGCCGGCGTCAGGAGGGGGTTGGGCAGAACCTGCAGCCCAATGCCCCGGGCCAGGGAGCCGAGATCACGCTGCACGAGGTGCCGATGCTCGCGGCGATGGGTCTGGCGATGACCGGACCGCGCGACGGCGGATTCGGGGAACTGGACAACCGGACCTATCAGATCTGCGCCAACGGTGACCTGATCTGTGCGGCACCCGAGTCGGCATTCTCGATCGCCAACCTGCCCGCCACGATCAACGCTCTGCTGGGCAGCACGGCAGGCCCGGTGCACGCGCTGTACAACACCCCGCAGTTCTGGCAAATGGACGGTAGGACGTCTACCCAGTGGACGCTCGGCTGGGCACGCGATCTGCTGCAGAACGCGCCGGAGCCCAAGCACGGTTGA
- the fadD32 gene encoding long-chain-fatty-acid--AMP ligase FadD32: protein MPFHNPFIKNGQIIFPDNASIVSHVERWAKVRGDKLAYRFLDFSTERDGEVRELTWAQFSARNRAVAARLQQVTAEGDRVAILSPQNLNYLVAMYGAIYAGRIAVPLFDPSEPGHVGRLHAVLDDCKPSAILTTTDAAEGVRKFFRSRPANQRPRVIAVDAVPEEVAATWEPVEVTKDTVAYLQYTSGSTRIPTGVQITHLNLATNIVQVIEALEGEEGDRGLSWLPFFHDMGLITALLAPMIGHNFTFMTPAAFVRRPGRWIREMARKPEDTGGVISVAPNFAFDHAAARGLPKDGEPPLDLSNVKAVLNGSEPISAATVRRFNEAFGPYGFPAKAIKPSYGLAEATLFVSTTPSQEEPKIINVDRDALNTGSIVEVDADSPKAVAQASAGKVGISQWAVIVDAESATELPDGQIGEIWISGPNMGTGYWGKPEATVETFQNTLKSRTTPSHAEGAADDATWVRTGDYGAFYDGDLYITGRVKDLVIIDGRNHYPQDLEYSAQEASKAVRTGFAAAFSVPANQLPAEVFDDTHAGLKFDPEDTSEQLVIVAERAAGSHKMELGPVIDDIRAAIAVRHGVTVRDVLLTPAGAIPRTSSGKIGRRACRAGYLDGSLRSGKIANDFPDETD from the coding sequence ATGCCGTTCCATAACCCGTTCATCAAGAACGGTCAGATCATCTTTCCTGACAACGCCAGCATCGTCTCCCACGTCGAGCGGTGGGCCAAGGTCCGCGGTGACAAACTCGCCTATCGCTTCCTGGACTTCTCGACCGAGCGCGACGGCGAGGTCCGCGAACTGACCTGGGCTCAGTTCAGTGCGCGCAACCGTGCGGTCGCCGCCCGTCTGCAGCAGGTCACCGCCGAAGGTGACCGCGTCGCCATCCTCAGCCCCCAGAACCTGAACTATCTGGTCGCCATGTACGGCGCCATCTACGCCGGCCGTATCGCGGTGCCGCTGTTCGATCCGTCCGAGCCCGGCCACGTCGGCCGCCTGCACGCCGTGCTGGACGACTGCAAACCCTCGGCGATCCTCACCACCACCGATGCCGCCGAGGGCGTGCGCAAGTTCTTCCGTAGCCGCCCGGCCAACCAGCGCCCCAGGGTGATCGCCGTCGATGCCGTGCCCGAAGAGGTCGCCGCCACCTGGGAGCCCGTCGAGGTCACCAAGGACACCGTGGCGTACCTGCAGTACACCTCGGGCTCCACCCGCATCCCCACCGGCGTGCAGATCACCCACCTCAATCTGGCCACCAATATCGTCCAGGTCATCGAGGCGCTGGAGGGTGAGGAAGGTGACCGCGGCCTGTCCTGGTTGCCGTTCTTCCACGACATGGGTCTGATCACCGCGCTGCTGGCCCCGATGATCGGCCACAACTTCACCTTCATGACCCCGGCGGCATTCGTGCGCAGGCCCGGCCGTTGGATCCGCGAGATGGCACGCAAGCCCGAGGACACCGGCGGCGTGATCTCGGTGGCCCCGAACTTCGCCTTCGACCACGCGGCGGCGCGCGGACTGCCCAAGGACGGTGAGCCGCCGTTGGACCTGTCCAACGTCAAGGCCGTGCTCAACGGCAGCGAACCGATCTCCGCGGCCACCGTGCGCCGGTTCAACGAGGCGTTCGGTCCCTACGGCTTCCCGGCCAAGGCCATCAAACCGTCCTACGGACTGGCCGAGGCGACTCTCTTCGTCTCCACCACGCCGTCCCAGGAAGAGCCCAAGATCATCAATGTGGACCGGGACGCTCTGAACACCGGCTCCATCGTCGAGGTCGACGCCGACTCGCCCAAGGCCGTCGCGCAGGCGTCGGCAGGCAAGGTGGGCATCTCCCAGTGGGCGGTGATCGTGGACGCCGAGTCGGCCACCGAGCTTCCCGACGGTCAGATCGGCGAGATCTGGATCAGTGGTCCGAACATGGGCACCGGGTACTGGGGTAAGCCCGAGGCCACGGTCGAGACGTTCCAGAACACACTGAAATCACGCACCACGCCCTCGCATGCCGAGGGCGCGGCGGATGACGCCACCTGGGTACGTACCGGCGATTACGGTGCCTTCTATGACGGTGATCTCTACATCACCGGACGCGTCAAGGATCTGGTCATCATCGACGGCCGCAACCACTACCCCCAGGATCTGGAGTACTCCGCACAGGAGGCCTCCAAGGCGGTCCGCACCGGGTTCGCCGCGGCATTCTCGGTGCCGGCCAATCAGTTGCCCGCCGAGGTCTTCGACGACACGCACGCCGGTCTGAAGTTCGACCCGGAGGACACCTCCGAGCAGCTGGTCATCGTCGCCGAGCGGGCCGCAGGTTCGCACAAGATGGAGCTCGGTCCGGTCATCGACGATATCCGCGCAGCCATCGCGGTGCGCCACGGCGTCACCGTGCGTGACGTTCTGCTGACCCCGGCCGGTGCCATCCCGCGTACCTCCAGCGGCAAGATCGGCAGGCGCGCCTGCCGGGCCGGTTACCTGGACGGCAGCCTGCGCAGCGGCAAGATCGCCAACGATTTCCCCGACGAGACGGACTGA
- a CDS encoding alpha/beta hydrolase family protein, translated as MTFAEWMRGVTRRVTIAAAAAAVLPGLVSVIGDPATASAFSRPGLAVEYLDVPSAGMGRDIRIQFQSGGENAPAVYLLDGLRAQDDFNGWDINTAAFEWYDHSGLSVVMPVGGQSSFYSDWYKPAKGKNGTYTYKWETFLTQELPAWLQSNKAVKPTGSAVVGLSMAGSAALTLAIYHPQQFPYAASLSGFLNLSEGWWPMLVGLSMGDAGGFKAEDMWGPSGDPAWKRNDPYVNIDKLIANNTRIWIFCGNGKPSDLDAGASAGNLFNAKFLEGFTLRTNKTFRDTYLANGGSNGVFNFPENGTHSWGYWGAQLQAMKPDIQRVLGAVPAAG; from the coding sequence ATGACTTTCGCCGAGTGGATGCGCGGTGTCACCCGCAGAGTGACCATCGCGGCCGCCGCGGCCGCGGTGCTACCGGGTCTGGTGAGCGTCATCGGTGACCCGGCGACTGCGTCCGCCTTCTCCCGACCGGGCCTGGCGGTGGAGTATCTGGACGTGCCATCGGCCGGGATGGGTCGTGATATCCGCATCCAGTTCCAGAGCGGCGGCGAGAATGCGCCTGCGGTCTACCTTCTCGACGGTCTGCGCGCCCAGGATGACTTCAACGGTTGGGATATCAACACCGCGGCGTTCGAGTGGTACGACCATTCCGGTCTCTCGGTGGTCATGCCCGTCGGCGGCCAGTCGAGCTTCTACTCCGACTGGTACAAGCCGGCCAAGGGCAAGAACGGCACCTACACCTACAAGTGGGAGACGTTCCTCACCCAGGAGCTGCCCGCCTGGTTGCAGTCCAACAAGGCCGTCAAACCCACAGGCAGTGCGGTGGTCGGGTTGTCGATGGCCGGCTCTGCGGCCTTGACGCTGGCCATCTATCACCCCCAGCAGTTCCCGTATGCCGCATCCCTGTCGGGCTTCCTGAACCTGTCCGAGGGTTGGTGGCCGATGTTGGTGGGACTGTCCATGGGTGATGCCGGCGGATTCAAGGCCGAGGACATGTGGGGCCCGTCCGGCGATCCGGCGTGGAAGCGCAACGACCCCTACGTCAACATCGACAAGCTGATCGCCAACAACACCCGCATCTGGATCTTCTGCGGAAACGGCAAACCGTCGGACCTCGACGCCGGTGCCAGCGCGGGCAACCTGTTCAACGCGAAGTTCCTCGAGGGCTTCACGCTGCGGACCAACAAGACGTTCCGCGACACCTACCTGGCCAACGGTGGCAGCAACGGCGTGTTCAACTTCCCGGAGAACGGCACGCACAGCTGGGGTTACTGGGGCGCGCAGTTGCAGGCCATGAAGCCCGATATCCAGCGGGTGCTGGGGGCCGTGCCCGCCGCGGGGTAG